The following coding sequences are from one Lysinibacillus sp. FSL W8-0992 window:
- the lysS gene encoding lysine--tRNA ligase, producing MKQVSNIEELNDQLLVRRQKMTAIQENGQDPFGSRFERTHLSTEVREQFADQTKEQLEENLQEVIIAGRIMTKRGKGKAGFAHIQDLGGQIQIYVRQDHVGEDAYNLFKQADLGDIVGVRGNVFRTQVGELSVKAEGFTFLTKALRPMPEKFHGLQDVEQRYRQRYLDLMTNEDSKNTFITRSKIIRAIRNYLDNAGYLEVETPMLHTIAGGAAARPFITHHNALDMELYMRIAIELHLKRLIVGGLEKVYEIGRVFRNEGISTRHNPEFTMIELYEAYADYKDIMSLTENLIAHVAQEVLGTTLVQYGEDEINLAVGWRRVHMVDAVKEATGVDFWQPMTKEQAQALAQEHGVEVKAAHEVGHIINEFFEQKVEETLVQPTFVFGHPVEISPLAKKNPEDERFTDRFELFIVRREHANAFTELNDPIDQRERFEAQLAEKEAGNDEAHEMDNDFIEALEFGMPPTGGLGIGIDRLIMLLTNSPSIRDVLLFPTMRHTTK from the coding sequence GTGAAACAAGTGTCAAACATAGAAGAGTTAAATGATCAGCTTTTGGTGAGACGTCAAAAGATGACTGCTATTCAAGAGAACGGACAAGATCCATTTGGTAGTCGATTTGAACGTACACATTTATCTACAGAAGTGCGTGAACAATTCGCAGATCAAACAAAAGAACAGCTAGAAGAAAACTTACAAGAAGTTATTATCGCAGGTCGTATTATGACAAAGCGCGGTAAAGGGAAAGCTGGATTTGCACATATTCAAGATTTAGGTGGCCAAATTCAAATCTACGTTCGCCAGGACCATGTTGGTGAAGATGCTTATAACTTATTTAAACAAGCTGACCTAGGCGATATCGTTGGTGTACGTGGTAACGTATTCCGTACGCAAGTGGGAGAACTTTCAGTAAAAGCTGAAGGATTTACATTCCTAACAAAAGCGCTACGTCCTATGCCTGAAAAATTCCATGGCTTACAAGATGTAGAACAACGTTACCGTCAACGTTATTTAGATTTAATGACAAATGAAGATAGCAAAAATACATTTATTACACGTTCTAAAATTATCCGTGCTATTCGTAACTATTTAGATAACGCAGGTTATTTAGAGGTGGAAACACCAATGCTTCATACTATTGCTGGTGGTGCAGCGGCTCGTCCATTCATTACTCACCACAACGCACTTGATATGGAACTATATATGCGTATCGCTATCGAGTTGCACTTAAAACGTTTAATCGTTGGTGGACTAGAAAAAGTCTATGAAATCGGTCGTGTATTCCGTAACGAAGGTATCTCAACTCGTCATAATCCAGAGTTCACAATGATTGAACTGTACGAAGCTTACGCGGACTACAAAGATATTATGTCATTAACAGAAAACTTAATTGCACATGTAGCACAAGAAGTACTTGGTACAACGTTAGTTCAATACGGTGAAGATGAAATCAACCTAGCAGTTGGTTGGAGACGTGTTCACATGGTAGATGCTGTTAAAGAAGCTACAGGTGTAGATTTCTGGCAACCGATGACGAAAGAACAAGCTCAGGCACTTGCTCAAGAGCATGGAGTAGAAGTAAAGGCTGCGCATGAAGTCGGCCATATTATTAACGAATTCTTCGAGCAAAAAGTAGAAGAAACTCTTGTACAACCAACATTCGTGTTCGGTCACCCAGTAGAAATCTCTCCTTTAGCGAAGAAAAATCCAGAGGACGAGCGTTTTACAGATCGTTTTGAGTTGTTTATCGTGCGACGTGAGCATGCAAATGCCTTTACAGAACTAAATGACCCAATCGATCAACGCGAACGCTTTGAGGCGCAATTAGCTGAAAAAGAAGCTGGTAATGACGAAGCACACGAAATGGATAATGACTTTATTGAAGCTTTAGAATTCGGTATGCCGCCAACAGGTGGTTTAGGTATAGGTATCGACCGTTTAATCATGCTTCTTACAAACTCTCCATCAATTCGTGACGTATTATTATTCCCAACAATGCGCCACACTACAAAATAA
- the dusB gene encoding tRNA dihydrouridine synthase DusB, with the protein MSQTTEKPFQIGDIVMDNRVVLAPMAGICNSAFRLTVKEFGAGLVYAEMISDKGIVNKNEKTLGMLYIDERENPLSLQIFGGDKTTLVEAAKYVDENTTADIIDINMGCPVNKIIKCEAGARLLLDPNKIYEMVASVVDAVKKPVSVKMRIGWDDEHVFAIENAQAVERAGASAVAVHGRTRVQMYEGKANWDVIRQVKENVNIPVLGNGDVETPQDAKRMLDTTGVDAVMIGRAALGNPWMIYRTVQYLETGELKDEPGVREKMDVCLLHFERLLQLKGESVAVREMRKHASWYLKGIRGNGKARSAINQTETAVELRAILNGIVQEYEELESGIFVPEQKELIV; encoded by the coding sequence TTGAGTCAGACAACTGAGAAGCCGTTTCAAATTGGCGATATTGTCATGGACAACCGTGTCGTCTTAGCACCAATGGCTGGGATTTGTAACTCTGCTTTCCGATTAACAGTAAAAGAATTCGGAGCAGGGCTTGTGTATGCCGAAATGATTAGTGATAAAGGGATCGTTAATAAAAACGAAAAAACGTTAGGTATGCTGTATATCGATGAACGAGAAAACCCCCTTTCATTACAAATTTTTGGTGGAGATAAAACGACATTAGTAGAAGCGGCGAAGTATGTAGACGAAAACACAACTGCTGACATTATTGATATTAATATGGGCTGTCCGGTTAATAAAATTATTAAGTGTGAAGCAGGCGCTCGTTTACTTTTAGATCCAAATAAAATTTACGAAATGGTAGCATCAGTTGTAGATGCTGTGAAAAAGCCAGTCAGCGTAAAAATGCGTATCGGCTGGGATGATGAGCATGTCTTTGCTATAGAAAACGCACAAGCTGTAGAACGTGCTGGCGCTTCAGCGGTAGCGGTTCATGGTCGTACCCGTGTGCAAATGTATGAAGGTAAAGCGAATTGGGATGTTATTCGTCAAGTAAAGGAAAATGTAAATATTCCTGTGCTTGGCAATGGTGACGTTGAAACACCGCAAGATGCAAAACGTATGCTTGATACAACGGGTGTGGATGCGGTTATGATAGGACGTGCGGCATTAGGTAATCCATGGATGATTTATCGTACCGTTCAATATCTTGAAACAGGTGAGTTAAAAGACGAGCCTGGGGTTCGTGAAAAAATGGATGTATGTTTATTGCACTTTGAACGTCTATTGCAACTAAAAGGCGAGAGTGTGGCTGTGCGCGAAATGCGTAAACACGCATCATGGTATTTAAAAGGTATTCGCGGTAATGGTAAAGCTCGTAGTGCCATTAACCAAACGGAAACAGCAGTAGAGCTACGTGCTATACTAAATGGGATTGTGCAAGAATATGAAGAGCTTGAGTCTGGAATTTTTGTGCCAGAGCAGAAAGAATTAATCGTATAA
- the folK gene encoding 2-amino-4-hydroxy-6-hydroxymethyldihydropteridine diphosphokinase, producing MNDVYLSIGTNIGERYENLQHAIELLIGEEGVEVVRISSIYETAAVGYTDQADFLNIAVYIRTSYSSSEMLKVCQSVENELGRVREFRWGPRIIDLDILLYNHENIETESLLVPHPRMYERAFVLVPLIEITPTPVGEQLQRAHETLKQLNCQEEGIMLWKESSDTRFMPSMK from the coding sequence ATGAATGATGTATATCTATCAATTGGAACAAATATTGGTGAACGCTATGAAAACCTTCAGCATGCTATCGAACTTTTGATAGGAGAAGAAGGGGTAGAGGTTGTCCGTATATCTTCTATATATGAAACAGCGGCTGTAGGTTACACTGACCAAGCGGATTTTTTAAATATTGCGGTTTATATTAGAACGAGCTACTCTTCTTCGGAAATGCTAAAGGTTTGTCAGTCAGTAGAGAATGAGCTAGGTCGTGTTAGAGAGTTTCGATGGGGACCTCGAATCATTGACCTTGACATTTTGCTCTACAATCACGAAAATATTGAAACAGAGAGTTTGCTTGTGCCACATCCAAGAATGTATGAACGAGCTTTCGTATTAGTGCCACTAATAGAAATTACGCCTACACCAGTAGGAGAGCAATTACAACGAGCGCATGAAACGCTGAAACAGTTAAATTGCCAAGAGGAAGGCATAATGCTGTGGAAGGAATCATCGGATACGAGATTTATGCCGTCTATGAAGTAG
- the folB gene encoding dihydroneopterin aldolase: MDYIHLKDMQFYGYHGVLAAETTLGQRFRANVSLAVDMTEAGETDDLKYTVNYAEVYELCRDIVEGEPFKLIEALVSKIANSILSAYPDKVKGVRVELIKPDPPIHGYYKEVSVELIRGDF, encoded by the coding sequence ATGGACTATATTCATTTAAAGGACATGCAGTTTTATGGTTACCACGGTGTTTTAGCGGCAGAAACAACACTTGGTCAACGCTTTCGTGCCAATGTTTCGCTTGCAGTTGATATGACCGAGGCGGGAGAAACAGATGATTTAAAGTACACTGTAAATTATGCGGAAGTGTATGAGCTATGTCGTGACATTGTTGAAGGTGAACCATTTAAGTTAATTGAAGCACTTGTATCGAAAATTGCAAACAGTATACTTTCTGCTTATCCTGACAAGGTGAAAGGTGTTCGAGTTGAGCTCATCAAACCAGATCCTCCAATACATGGTTATTATAAAGAAGTTTCAGTTGAGCTTATTAGAGGTGATTTCTAA
- the folP gene encoding dihydropteroate synthase, with product MLEKYITPLTINGITLDYTSETYVMGILNVTPDSFSDGGKYNNVEAAVEQAKKMVADGAKIIDVGGESTRPGYERISDEDEIARIVPVIQALIAEVPAIISVDTYKANVARAAIEAGAHIINDIWGAKSEPAIAQVAAELNVPIILMHNRENMDYGTDFWKTAKADLEESIAIAKKAGVPDTHIILDPGIGFAKTTPHNIAMMQHLADLVDMGYPVLLATSRKSMIGNVLQLPVEERIEGTTATVVYGIEKGCHMIRVHDVKEMARASQMTDVLVGKRVYEEEA from the coding sequence ATGCTAGAAAAATATATAACACCGTTAACGATTAACGGGATTACATTAGACTATACAAGCGAAACATACGTAATGGGTATTTTAAATGTCACTCCGGATTCTTTTTCAGATGGAGGAAAATACAATAACGTCGAGGCGGCAGTAGAACAAGCTAAAAAAATGGTCGCTGATGGTGCGAAAATTATTGATGTAGGCGGAGAATCGACACGCCCTGGCTATGAGCGCATTTCTGATGAAGATGAAATTGCTCGCATTGTACCAGTAATTCAGGCACTCATAGCAGAAGTGCCAGCGATTATTTCAGTTGATACTTATAAAGCAAACGTAGCGCGTGCCGCAATTGAAGCGGGTGCGCACATTATTAACGATATTTGGGGTGCAAAGTCAGAACCTGCAATTGCACAGGTTGCTGCAGAACTAAATGTACCTATAATTTTAATGCATAATCGTGAAAATATGGACTACGGAACTGATTTTTGGAAAACAGCAAAGGCTGATCTTGAAGAAAGTATCGCAATTGCGAAAAAGGCGGGTGTGCCGGACACGCATATTATTTTAGATCCAGGTATTGGGTTTGCTAAAACAACACCCCATAATATTGCAATGATGCAGCATCTTGCTGATTTAGTGGACATGGGTTACCCGGTGTTATTAGCAACTTCACGTAAATCGATGATCGGCAATGTATTACAGCTTCCTGTAGAAGAACGAATAGAAGGTACGACTGCAACCGTTGTTTACGGTATTGAAAAAGGCTGCCATATGATTCGTGTGCATGATGTGAAGGAAATGGCACGTGCTTCGCAGATGACAGATGTGTTAGTCGGCAAACGTGTATATGAGGAGGAAGCATAA
- the pabC gene encoding aminodeoxychorismate lyase has product MQCWINGNYVAADELRISPFDHGFLYGLGFFETFRTYNGKVLFWDAHMERLQAALSQFHIHMPYTKQNLLAVFEQLNASADGTDGYFRVNVSAGEHGIGLQPREYTQPNVIVFRKELLDAPRGQEKTAQWLETRRNTPEGVYRVKSHHYGNNVLGRFEMPSLAVQEGFFLTEEGYVAEGVTSNIFWMKDDILYTPSLEAGILPGIIRAWVIERAQSLGIEVQEGLFTKNDVEQGSECFITNSVQELVPICRIEDIQLLGNKGPIYLRLHEAFVKEVEQE; this is encoded by the coding sequence ATGCAGTGCTGGATTAATGGAAACTACGTAGCGGCGGATGAATTACGAATCTCACCATTTGACCACGGCTTTTTATATGGGTTAGGTTTTTTTGAGACATTTCGTACTTACAATGGAAAAGTGCTATTTTGGGATGCGCATATGGAAAGATTACAAGCGGCACTATCGCAATTCCATATTCACATGCCATATACAAAGCAGAATTTGCTTGCTGTTTTTGAACAACTAAATGCTTCGGCGGATGGAACAGATGGTTATTTTCGTGTAAATGTCTCTGCTGGTGAGCATGGTATTGGGTTACAGCCGAGGGAGTATACGCAACCAAATGTTATTGTCTTTCGTAAGGAATTACTTGATGCACCTCGTGGGCAAGAAAAAACAGCACAATGGCTAGAGACAAGACGCAATACGCCTGAAGGAGTCTATCGTGTAAAGTCACATCATTATGGCAATAACGTTTTAGGAAGATTTGAAATGCCTTCATTAGCCGTACAGGAAGGTTTCTTTTTAACAGAAGAAGGTTATGTTGCTGAAGGTGTCACATCAAATATTTTCTGGATGAAAGATGATATACTATATACGCCTTCATTAGAAGCTGGTATTTTGCCAGGGATTATACGAGCGTGGGTAATTGAGCGCGCACAATCACTTGGAATTGAAGTACAAGAAGGTCTTTTTACTAAAAATGATGTGGAACAAGGTAGCGAATGTTTTATTACAAACTCTGTGCAAGAGCTTGTTCCCATTTGTAGAATAGAAGATATACAGTTATTAGGTAATAAAGGACCTATTTATTTGCGTTTACATGAAGCGTTTGTCAAAGAAGTGGAACAAGAATAG
- the pabA gene encoding aminodeoxychorismate/anthranilate synthase component II, translating into MILMIDNYDSFTYNLVQYFGEFGHELIVKRNDSLTVEDIEKLAPDMIVISPGPCSPNEAGESLNIIRYFAGNIPILGVCLGHQAIAQVFGGNVIRAERLMHGKTSPVLHAEIGLHASMPNPFKATRYHSLIVEKESLPECFDVTAWTEEGEIMGIRHKDYPIEGVQYHPESIMTEQGKKLLRHFIELYVQGAK; encoded by the coding sequence ATGATTTTAATGATTGATAACTATGATTCTTTTACATATAATCTTGTGCAGTATTTTGGAGAATTTGGACATGAGTTAATAGTGAAAAGAAATGATTCGTTAACAGTTGAAGATATTGAAAAACTTGCGCCAGATATGATTGTTATTTCACCAGGACCTTGTAGTCCGAACGAAGCTGGTGAAAGTTTAAACATCATTCGATATTTCGCGGGAAATATTCCTATTTTAGGTGTTTGTCTCGGACATCAAGCAATTGCTCAAGTATTTGGAGGTAATGTTATTCGTGCAGAGCGTTTAATGCATGGTAAAACGTCTCCCGTTTTACATGCGGAAATAGGTCTACATGCAAGTATGCCAAATCCATTTAAAGCAACACGTTATCATTCCCTTATTGTGGAGAAAGAGTCATTACCAGAATGCTTTGACGTAACTGCATGGACTGAAGAAGGAGAAATTATGGGTATTCGCCATAAAGACTATCCAATTGAAGGTGTTCAATATCATCCGGAATCTATTATGACGGAACAGGGGAAAAAGCTACTGCGTCATTTTATCGAATTGTACGTACAAGGAGCGAAGTAA
- a CDS encoding anthranilate synthase component I family protein has translation MNTLSTKTMKMDADAFFYSYKKQIEHEQAHVFLESGRGGHYSIAAWQPLATAQSIEGGLLVKWRNGNSEMLTGEPLDLLEQLVATYQVTYDHELPVFQGGAIGFVSYDYARKIEELPIVASDDLMVPDIYFYLFDCWAVHDVTTNEVTLMKLADSDVDLEERAQAWQVAAQEGLHLRKFEKTSAVEVVNDESELLVSFAGTDFEDAVEKIQTYIAQGDVFQVNLSVRQSKKLNATAMDVYEALRAFNPSPYMAYIEAPEFAVVSGSPELLVKRQGNELSTRPIAGTRPRGKSEEEDIALAKELIDNEKERAEHVMLVDLERNDLGRVSAYGTVEVDEFMVIERYSHVMHIVSNVRGEIADGKTNADVVRAMFPGGTITGAPKIRTMEIIEELEPVCRGLYTGSIGWLGYTGDMELNIVIRTAFVKDGMAHIQAGAGIVIDSVPEREYQESLNKAKAMWQAKAMAEERAK, from the coding sequence GTGAATACATTATCAACCAAAACGATGAAGATGGACGCAGATGCGTTTTTTTATAGCTATAAGAAGCAAATAGAACATGAACAAGCCCATGTTTTTTTAGAGAGTGGACGTGGGGGGCATTATTCGATTGCTGCTTGGCAACCTTTAGCAACAGCCCAATCAATTGAAGGTGGTCTGCTAGTGAAGTGGAGAAATGGGAACAGTGAAATGTTAACAGGCGAGCCGCTTGATTTACTAGAACAATTAGTAGCTACCTATCAAGTAACTTATGACCATGAGCTACCAGTTTTTCAGGGTGGTGCAATTGGCTTTGTGTCTTACGATTACGCTCGAAAAATTGAAGAGCTGCCTATAGTGGCATCGGATGATTTAATGGTGCCAGATATTTATTTTTATTTATTTGACTGTTGGGCGGTACATGATGTCACGACAAATGAAGTGACGCTTATGAAGTTAGCAGACAGTGATGTAGATTTAGAAGAGCGCGCACAAGCTTGGCAAGTTGCGGCACAGGAAGGTTTACATTTACGGAAATTTGAAAAGACAAGTGCTGTTGAAGTGGTGAATGATGAAAGTGAATTACTTGTGTCATTCGCAGGAACAGATTTTGAAGATGCAGTGGAAAAAATCCAAACGTATATAGCACAGGGTGACGTGTTTCAGGTGAATTTATCGGTGCGTCAATCTAAAAAGTTAAATGCTACTGCAATGGATGTTTATGAGGCATTACGTGCGTTTAATCCGTCACCATATATGGCATATATTGAAGCGCCTGAGTTTGCTGTTGTGTCGGGATCTCCTGAGTTGTTAGTGAAGCGCCAAGGTAATGAGTTATCAACACGACCAATAGCAGGTACGCGTCCGAGAGGAAAGTCAGAAGAGGAAGACATTGCATTGGCGAAAGAATTAATTGATAACGAGAAAGAACGAGCTGAGCATGTAATGCTTGTAGATTTAGAGCGTAATGATTTAGGGAGAGTTTCAGCATACGGTACTGTTGAAGTAGACGAGTTTATGGTGATTGAACGCTATTCACATGTCATGCATATTGTGTCAAATGTACGTGGTGAAATAGCTGACGGTAAGACAAATGCAGATGTTGTGCGAGCAATGTTCCCAGGCGGTACGATTACGGGGGCACCTAAAATTCGTACGATGGAAATTATTGAAGAACTGGAACCAGTATGTCGAGGATTATACACAGGTTCCATTGGCTGGCTAGGCTATACAGGGGATATGGAATTGAATATTGTTATTCGAACAGCATTTGTAAAAGACGGAATGGCTCATATACAAGCTGGTGCAGGTATTGTTATAGATTCTGTTCCAGAAAGAGAATACCAAGAGTCTTTAAATAAAGCAAAAGCGATGTGGCAGGCTAAGGCAATGGCAGAGGAGCGAGCAAAATGA